The Serratia nematodiphila DZ0503SBS1 sequence CACGCCGGGACGCACAGCCAGCGCCAGCGTCGGCGACAGCTTGCCCTGATCGCGATCGACGTTCCACTCCTGCTGCGTGGTCGTCGCCAGGCAGTTGCGCAGCCGCAGCTGTTTGCAGGGATTCTCCGCCGTATACGGGAAGTCGGCGTAGCTCAGGCCGGTCTGGCCACGCAGGCGATAGCGGTCGTAACGCAGCCCACCTTCCAACGTCAGCCAGCCGTCGTAGTCATAGGTCAGGTTGGCGAACAGGCTGGCTACCGAACGGTTGCCGGCCGGCGTCACCCCTTCCATGCCTTGGCGGGAAGAGTCGCTGGTCGCTTTGTCGTAATAGAACTCCAGCCCGTAATTGGCGCGGAAGTCATGCCCCGGCGCCAGGCTGAAGCGCGAGGTGTTTTGCGCCTGTGCGCCATAGGTACGCAGGCGGGTGCGCGTCGCGTAGCCGTTGTCCAGCAGCGAACTGGTGCTGTAGGTGTCGCTGTCATCCTGAGTATCGACGTAATACAGCTTGGCCTGAAAATCGAGCCAGTCGACGTCTTCCGGCGCCAGGCTGTAGTCGAACGCCGCGTTGCGCGCCATCACGTCGGTGTAGCCGGTGCGCTTCCAGCCCAGTTCGTAGGGCGGGCGAGTGCCCAGGTTAGTCAAGGTGCCGGCGATCGGCGATGCGGTCTGGGTCTGCAGATAACTCAGCTGCAGGCGCTGGTTGGCGGGCAGATTCCAGCCCACCTTGGCCAGCCGCGAGTGCATGCGGTAATGGGTGTCGGGGATTTTGTTGTTCTTGATGCTCTCGGCGTAGCGATCGTAATTGCCGGTGTCGTTATTGATGCGAATGTTGCCGATGTCGCCCTTGTTGCCGGGCCAATAGTCGCCGAGGTGGCGTTCGCTGGCGGCCAGCAGGATATCGCCGGTTTCGTTGCCCAATGCCAGTATGCCGCTGCCGATGAAGTGGGTGCCGTTATCGCCGGTGCTGGCGTGCAGCTTGCCGCCCAGCTCTTTGCCCGGCGCCAGGAAATCGCTCGCGCTGACGGTATTGAAGGTGGCGATGCCGCCGAGCGTGCCGGCGCTGCCCATACCGCCGCTGGTGCCCTTGTCGATGGTCACGCCGGACAGCAGTTCAGAATCGATGTACATGGTGCCGTTACGCTGGCCATGGCCGCTCTTTTGAAAATTCTGCCGCATGCCGTCGATGTTCATGTTCACCCGGCCATAGTCTTGTATGCCGCGGATGTTGACCGACAGCGCCGGATCTTGCTGACTGACGCTGGAATAGGCCCCCGTAGTCTGCTCCAGAATATCGGCCGCGTGCCGCGCCGGGCGGTTGTCCATCTGTTCGCGGCTGATGACGCTGACCGAGCGCGGTTCGTCGTAAACCCAATCGTTGGCGTTGATGCCGCCGGCGCCCAGCACCGTCAGGCTATCCAGCGCCAGCGCGCCGCCATCGCCGTTCGCCGTCGGCAGCCGGCTCAATACGATCTGCCCCTGCGGCTGCAGGCGGAAAGCCACCGGATTGCCGCCGATCAAGCGCCTCAGGCCCTGTTCAACGCTCATGCTGCCGTTCAGCGCCGCCGCCTGCATGCCATCGAGCTTCACCTCGTCGAAAAACACCTGCATGCCGGCCTGCTCGGCGAAGCGCAACATGGCGCTCTGCAGCGGCTGCGCCGCAATGTTGAAATGCTTTTGCTGTGCAGCCTGCGCACCGTTCGCCTCAGC is a genomic window containing:
- a CDS encoding TonB-dependent receptor; translation: MLIHKGTTPAGRLATAVRAALAAMMLTQPAVALAVQAEANGAQAAQQKHFNIAAQPLQSAMLRFAEQAGMQVFFDEVKLDGMQAAALNGSMSVEQGLRRLIGGNPVAFRLQPQGQIVLSRLPTANGDGGALALDSLTVLGAGGINANDWVYDEPRSVSVISREQMDNRPARHAADILEQTTGAYSSVSQQDPALSVNIRGIQDYGRVNMNIDGMRQNFQKSGHGQRNGTMYIDSELLSGVTIDKGTSGGMGSAGTLGGIATFNTVSASDFLAPGKELGGKLHASTGDNGTHFIGSGILALGNETGDILLAASERHLGDYWPGNKGDIGNIRINNDTGNYDRYAESIKNNKIPDTHYRMHSRLAKVGWNLPANQRLQLSYLQTQTASPIAGTLTNLGTRPPYELGWKRTGYTDVMARNAAFDYSLAPEDVDWLDFQAKLYYVDTQDDSDTYSTSSLLDNGYATRTRLRTYGAQAQNTSRFSLAPGHDFRANYGLEFYYDKATSDSSRQGMEGVTPAGNRSVASLFANLTYDYDGWLTLEGGLRYDRYRLRGQTGLSYADFPYTAENPCKQLRLRNCLATTTQQEWNVDRDQGKLSPTLALAVRPGVEWLELYTTYGKSWRPPAITETLTNGSAHSTSTQYPNPFLQAERSRAWEVGFNVQQPDLWFEGDRLAAKVAYFDTKVDNYINLAINRDKPGLVQPSIGNAAYVNNLSKTRFRGLEYQLNYDAGVFYADLTYTHMIGKNEFCSRNAWLGNRLRYGANSRPGNFYAEQDPTANDAVSCDGGSQFGTAAYLPGDRGSVTLGGRAFDRKLDAGVTVRFAPGYQDSSVPSNYPYLADWPKYTLFDLYASYKLTDSLTLRGSVENLTNRAYVVSYGETLANTLGRGRSVQGGVEYRF